The genomic window AGTTGGACACAGCCAGCCAGTGTACCTAATTGTGTTAGGTCACACTTGAACATTCTTGAATTTAGAAGATACCCAGACTCATTAGAGGAACGTGAATTTTTGGCTTATATCTTGCAAAATGCACTTGTTTTAAAGACATTTATAATCTACACTAACATTGGTTCATTTGAAAAGGAGAAAGAGCATATCCTTAATGAAATATCTGTCTTACCGAGGGGCTCTAGCATATGCCAAGTTGAAGAATTCACGTATTGCAAATGGTATGAACTCTCCTCTGCTCTGTGGTTTGCCATATCAATACTATCTCGAGTAATATAAATCTGAGTTTTCCTTATGAGGCATGTTTAAAAAATTAGTATGAAAATTGTGAAAAGTGAACCAGGGTCCATTCTATATGTgaaaaattagttatcttatGGAAAGAATCATCTGTTATACTGCCATTTTATATAGGGTGTACTGGCATATATTTCACTGCTTCCTCATGTTTGCTGTCTGCACTTTTAACTAATGCTGTAGAATTTTCTTGAATTAGTTCTTTTGTGATATTACATGAAATTGGGAAAAGGCTTTGTTGTTTGTCGTTGACTTGTATATGAAATTGGATTTCATGTATTTATATTATACAAAAATAAAGTGTTGGGTCAATACAATAAGATTATAACATTTTAAATCGAtctttttctaggattttagatTAAAAGCAACACATGGAAAAACATTATTGGTATTCTAAAGGTAATTTAATTAAAGAAGACAGAATTGTATTTGTTAGGATTTTATGTACATGAttacacattttttattttatatatatattagaatgATTGTGATATTACGTGAGATATATGCAATCCTTCCTTCACATGAATTATGACATGAATATTTGGTAAAAGTTTATTGATAATGCAAATATGTATGAATCGCGAATCGATAATGTAAACTGGAATTATACATATTGATGATatgcaaaattaaattttaaatcatggTCAAAAGTGCTTAAAGCCTTAAACAGAGCCTTAATTCTTGCGATAGAACTGTTCAACCTGCCCCGTTTGCATTATGAATCACACAGATGATATAAATATTGTTTTCTAATAGTTTTTTCTTAATCTGGCTTTTTACATTCAAGTAGTTTTTTTCTTTCCTCAGGCGGCTATAAAGGAGATGACTCCTATTGCTTCAGCATGGAAGTGTGAACTTGGAAGGGTGGATTATGTGAAGTATAAGAAGACTCGACATCATGCTTTTGTTCTATGCAACTTTTAATTTAAGCAACATAAACATAAGTTGTTGATGTtatttttaaactctttttttttttttttttccaatcagATCTAGCTACCTAGTTGACAGTATTTTCCTTTTTGAAAGTTGCAGTTTAAACACTTTTATGTTCGGATCTATCTTATATTTGGGATTTGATGTGGCATTTTGGacttaaaatgaaatgcaaatgaATGCGAGCATTGGACTTGTTCTTAATATTGGCCTTCCAACTTGTTCTTAATATTGGCCTTCCAATAACGCGCTTGTAAATCTCATCAATCTGTTGGGAGAACAAAGATAGACTGCTCTANNNNNNNNNNNNNNNNNNNNNNNNNNNNNNNNNNNNNNNNNNNNNNNNNNNNNNNNNNNNNNNNNNNNNNNNNNNNNNNNNNNNNNNNNNNNNNNNNNNNNNNNNNNNNNNNNNNNNNNNNNNNNNNNNNNNNNNNNNNNNNNNNNNNNNNNNNNNNNNNNNNNNNNNNNNAACTATAACTATGAATAAGTACACAAAATTAACACATTCTTTGTGTTTTGTAGCTGGTATGTCTTAAGACCGGCTAATTTTCATTTTCACTGTGAGAGGAGGAAATGCAGTTTTCCTTTTCATAATATTTCACTTCAAAAtgaaaagactattttacccctagtatattaaagaaaaatttacaTAGAACTCTAATCCCTTCTCATGTTGTACCAAGTGCAAATTGAACAACATAAGTAGATTGCTATATTACTAATAATAACACAAGGATCAACAGAGGTGTACACTCAATTGTTCTTTTATAGAATTAGTTATTAATCTAATCGTTTTAAATTGATTAGaggaaattaaataaagaaaaatgagGAGACAtgcagaagtgtacatgaattaacCCAAGTTTCATGACCACCATGATTATAATGGCACCTTCTTCTGGACAGAAAGAGAGACAATTTTTCTTAAGAGTAAACATGAAACTCTGTAGAATGGATGATGTGAAGTATAGGAAGACTTGACGTTGTGTTGTATAAGCTCTATGCAACCTTTAAGCAACATATATATATTAAGTTGTTGATGTTATTTTGAAACCCTTTTCTCCTTTTTCTCCCAACCATCTCTAGGTACCTAGTTGAGTATTTGACAGTATTTTATTTTCTGAAAGTTGCAGTTTAAACACTTTATGTTCTGATCCATCTTAAATTTGGGATTTGATTTTGTTGTGTTTCTTTAGAAACTGTTATTCTAGTCTCTTCTGGTTTGATATTTGTTAGAGCACTTCTTAAATACGAAAATAATGATGGGTGTAGAAATTCAGAAATCACAGGGCATGAACCATGAATCAAACATCCTCTTATATAAATTGACAAAGTCACATTTAACTAGTTCAAAAATTTGGTTACAAAAATCAGGACGTGATACATAAGGGTCAAAATTATAGCCAAAACGGCTTGCTGGGCAAGTGAAATAGTTCTTCCACTATTGGTTTGAATATCGTTTTTGGCATCGTTAGTATGATAGAGGAAGGCCATTGAAATGCTGTCTTCATTCTTGCCTCTAAATATTGGCCTCCCAATAACGTGCTTGTAATGCCCATCACTCATTCTCTNNNNNNNNNNNNNNNNNNNNNNNNNNNNNNNNNNNNNNNNNNNNNNNNNNNNNNNNNNNNNNNNNNNNNNNNNNNNNNNNNNNNNNNNNNNNNNNNNNNNNNNNNNNNNNNNNNNNNNNNNNNNNNNNNNNNNNNNNNNNNNNNNNNNNNNNNNNNNNNNNNNNNNNNNNNNNNNNNNNNNNNNNNNNNNNNNNNNNNNNNNNNNNNNNNNNNNNNNNNNNNNNNNNNNNNNNNNNNNNNNNNNNNNNNNNNNNNNNNNNNNNNNNNNNNNNNNNNNNNNNNNNNNNNNNNNNNNNNNNNNNNNNNNNNNNNNNNNNNNNNNNNNNNNNNNNNNNNNNNNNNNNNNNNNNNNNNNNNNNNNNNNNNNNNNNNNNNNNNNNNNNNNNNNNNNNNNNNNNNNNNNNNNNNNNNNNNNNNNNNNNNNNNNNNNNNNNNNNNNNNNNNNNNNNNNNNNNNNNNNNNNNNNNNNNNNNNNNNNNNNNNNNNNNNNNNNNNNNNNNNNNNNNNNNNNNNNNNNNNNNNNNNNNNNNNNNNNNNNNNNNNNNNNNNNNNNNNNNNNNNNNNNNNNNNNNNNNNNNNNNNNNNNNNNNNNNNNNNNNNNNNNNNNNNNNNNNNNNNNNNNNNNNNNNNNNNNNNNNNNNNNNNNNNNNNNNNNNNNNNNNNNNNNNNNNNNNNNNNNNNNNNNNNNNNNNNNNNNNNNNNNNNNNNNNNNNNNNNNNNNNNNNNNNNNNNNNNNNNNNNNNNNNNNNNNNNNNNNNNNNNNNNNNNNNNNNNNNNNNNNNNNNNNNNNNNNNNNNNNNNNNNNaatttaattataataaaaaaaataagaaaaataaagttaATATATAAGAATATTAGTTTTATTGTACATTCAATTCACAAAGAAAATATACTAAAGAAGAAACTATGAATAATTACacaaaagagtaaagtatcgtttttgtccccaacgtttggagtaagtcttatttgtatccttaacgtttataaaagtgattcaatgttatcatactatcaattatactaacaaattatattatatttttcaattattctcacttagatgtattcattctcaattaggtctcacttagatgtgttcgattttaatattatacccactatttgtgtttagattcaattatgtccctaaaaaagtgaattatgtaaatgttgtagaaattaatttcaacatttgatgagctatttttcggagtagatcatcgattctatcccagaacatttgtattctaacttcaagaagagatttttaaaactcaaactaaagcgctcatgatgtgtaattgatggcaggataacattgaatcacttttacaaacgttaaaaataaaaataggactatttaaacgttaggaacaaaaataagatttaccccaaacgttagggacaaaaacgatactttactcttacaCAAACATTCTGTGTTTTGTAGCTGGTATGTCTTATgatttttggctaattttcatTTCCAGTGTTAGGGAAGGAAATGCAGTATTCCTATTCATAAGAATATTTCACTTCAAAATGAAAAGACTATTTTGCCCCTAGTAGATTAAAGCAAAATTTACATAGAACTTTCCCCTCTAATCCCTTCTCATCTTGTACCAAGTGCAAATTGAACAACATAAGGAGATTGCTATATTACTAATAATAACACAAAAGGGTCAACAAAGGTGTATACTCAATTGTTCTCTTATAAAATTAGTTACTAATATAATCGTTTTAAATCGATgattaagaaaattaaacaaaagaaaaatggggAGGCATAAAATGGAGGCATGCAGAAGTGTAAATTAAATTACCTGAGTTTCATCACCACCGGTGATTATAATGGCACCTTCTTCTGGACAGAAAGAGAGCCAACTTTTCTTAGAGTAAACATGGAACTCTGTAGATCCATCGCATACATGAAAACCCAATGAGTGTGAGTAATCCGTTCCCCTAATCAGCATTCTAATCACATCATATTTTAAGGAGTTAGGCCATTGATCTTCTCTATTATCTCTGCAATGCTTATATATACAACATACTGTTCCAACATCATGCCCATGATGAACCAAATCCAtatcatcaactttaatttttcttgcaatCTTTTCCAGTATCACCGGTAAAATTTTCTCGGCCACAGTCTCGATGCGTAGCATGAGTTTTTCCATTTTCTTGCtgcaaaaaagatttaaaaacatTGAGCAACACTTCGTGAATAGTTGTCATGGAATATCTTGACATTGACTGTAAGAATATACTTAGAATATTTTcagattttatatttatttagtttgatataaaattaattttgtcaTTATGTTTAAATGATATTCCTGACCTATAAATAAGTACTACTTTTTATTATACATTTTCTAAGCATCTGAATGTCAATTTATCTTTAGTTATTCTCATGAATTCATTGATAAGTGACATTACATGCGTGCAATGCATTACTCCTAATTTTGAGAGTTAATGGATGTGTAAAGTATAGTGCTCACTACTGCATGTGCAGttttttaaacaataaatgatGAAGTGTAAAGATGTTTTGCTCCTAACTCGTGCAATTTCAGTTGATTATAGCCAGCTAGCTTAATTATTATGTTGGATCATAACTAAGCAAGAATAAACCAGTTACCTTTCCTCCACTAGCTTTGCGTGTGACAGAATAATTAGtgtgcttctttttctcttctttcttttaaaCTACAGTGATTGAATGAATTTTATGATCATACTTTCTCACTTACAATAGCTGCTTGGTTATATATAATCCAAAGTGTTGTTCATATGTGTTAAGTTAAATAGTTATGATTAATATAGGGGTTTAAAGTCTAAAATTAAAAGGTTAGTAACAAAATTTAAGGATGataaaatcaataaaatttaaatttaaaaattaaaataaaagttggcTAAAATTTAATTAGGTGTCATTAAATTTAACATATATGTCACTTTTTAAATAGTGTAAAGTAAAAAGAATATTTATGCCCATTTAAATGTAAGGATATGTGAGCAACCACCATAAAATAATCCAAATTCATGCTTGAGAATTATTCTCCCTTTCTCTAATTTTTTGTTctgtcaatattttttttttggtgactatgtTCTGTCAATATATTCTAAAatcaaaatatttaaataaaatctgTTGTTCATTGTTATATTTTATAGAACAACAATAATTATCATCCTTCCATGACCACTAGTAACGTTTCTAAAACATATATGATAtaattataaaagaaaagaaaaaaaaaaacatatgatTTGTTTTTCTTATACTTATGTAAACTCATCATATATTACTAAAAAATAATGCGCGACCTTATCTTAAGTGAAAACTACATCAAGATTATGCAAATTTTAGTTCATATCAGAGATTTTGAACATATTAAATATTTATCTTATTTTCATTTTTGGTAATTGAACATATGAATgtttatctatatatatatatataccatagAATTCACTTTATAGTTAATAGCAAACAATAAtagaaaaagtctaggggccagcaactttgttaaattttggccagcatgtaaccagcaaaaaaaagtgagctattggataaaatctcataccaatctcacaccattaaaatcatcattgatggctatttgatgactacaaatcacaaaagttgctgtccCGTAGCATTCCTCAACAATAATATTCATCTTATCTAGTGTAGTGCCAATGATGTTTTAGAATTTGATTACTACATGCAAGATTGAAATATCTAGTGGGGAACCAATAGTTGAGAAATCCTATATTTTAGAATTTGATTACTACATGCAAGATTGAAATATTTAATTAATCACAAATCACGCAATCCTCTCTTGGCATGCAGATATATAATCACAATCTATATACATAATAAGTTCTAGTAGTAGCTAGCTATGTACTAATGATTTGTTAATAAAATGGATGCATTATATTACGTATATAGGGTTATTTATTATCTAATTatcaattattaataattaattaacataaCGTTAATTACCTGAAATTTGGATATCCAATAGGCGAAATTCCCTCCATATTCAACTTCAACTCGTCTTCTCTGCACCACACGAACTCTTCACACATCTcactcccttcttcttcttcttctccgccATGATACTCTTCATAACCCCAAGGCTTCTCCGGTGACCTCATCAAAGCCTCTCTCTTCACGGGCGGCACACCGAACACTCCGGCGGCGGCCTCCGCAGCAGACACCACGAGCTCCCTCGGAATCCCGTGGTTCATGAGCTGGAAGCACCCGATTTTCGCCATGGCGTCCAAAACGGCATCGCATTCCGCCTCGTCACGGTGAAAACAGAGAGAAACGAAGTCGACCTTTGGCGGAGTTTCTAGAAGCTTCTGTTTCGGGAAGAACTTATCGGGCAACACGAGATCAGGGACGCGGAGCGAGGATTCTAGAAACTCCGTTAAAACTTCGTCATTAGTTACCGACGATCGCCGTCCTGAGGCAACCGGAGACGGCGGCGGAGCGCGGAAATCGACGACGGCTTCAGGCATCGGTAACGGCGTTATTTAACTCTTAACTGTTAACGGTTTTAGTTatgatatgtgtgtgtgtgtgtggaaaCTGGTGTGTGAGCGGTTATTTATTTGAAACGGTTTTTGGTTTTGGAAGCGAGTGAGGGAGAGAGAAAAAGCGCGTGGAACAACGAGGGATTGATGGCGTGTCTCGCGCATTGGAGACATGAGGGGTTTCCCGCGAATAATTACGACGTCGTTTtacttttgctttctttttctgaTTCTGCTTTGTTTTTTTGGTTTCTTCGTTTGCTTTACAGCAGCAGTGGTACCAGTGCTCATCATTTCAAAGGAAAAGGAATATCTGAAGCATCATTACCGGTAATTTTTGCAATTTCAGGTGGGGGCTGCCCATCTTGTGTTGTACTAGAACTACTAGTACTATATTTAAACAAAAActtattttacataattatttaattactgtttatttatataattttattatagtTAAATTAAAACtacatattatatttttataagatACGCGCGTAGATTAAAACATAGTGATGTAGggatttttattaataaaagttGGTAATTTCGCATCAGTAAATTTNNNNNNNNNNNNNNNNNNNNNNNNNNNNNNNNNNNNNNNNNNNNNNNNNNNNNNNNNNNNNNNNNNNNNNNNNNNNNNNNNNNNNNNNNNNNNNNNNNNNNNNNNNNNNNNNNNNNNNATATAACCCAGAGACATGATATAACATAGATACAGTTcaaaatatttaaaactaaaatacaCACTAGGATCATGTATTTAAGTCTTATGATATTTTTCTTTGTCCTTATCTCTGTCCTATcaaatatatttatattctacCATATTTGTGTATGTTTTGTCCCGTGACACTCTTAATAACTGATCTTAGGAGTTCAACATATCAGGGGGTTTGTTAAAAATGAATTAGTGAATTAAGGATGAGAAATCAAACTTGTTCAATTGGTTATAATCTAGGTTACTGTGATGTGTGAAAAAGAATACGTGTATGACTGCTCCTCTTTTAATGTAGTTTCAACGATAGAAAATGATGCAGTACAAAAAGCCAAAAGCTAGAAGCTCCCGAATGCTAAAAGTAAATACAgtgatatttaaattaattaaataataataaaataataaaaaggctGAATAAAGACAAAGTTAAAAGACAACTAACATTTTTCAAGTAAATATTAGACCAATTATTTAAATCTAAACAAAGATAAGTTAACAAGATGCCCCATTGATCCTGTTCGTACAAGAACAATGACAGCCTTTATCAGCCAGAATCGAACCTATATTAGATTTAATGATCCCAATACTTTTCATATCCCTAACCTTAAATTTGGGAAGTCGCTAATATTCACAAGTATTTTGACTAATTCAATCCGATTTAGCTATTTATTTATCTTCGATATTCAAATCCAAGACCAATGATTAAATGATCAAGATGTTTATCACTACGATCAATTCTATATTGGTAAAAGTAGAAAACATATACCCAAATAAAGGCAAACAGAATAACAAATTTGGACTatataacaataaataattagGATTAAAAAGATGAGAACTCACTACAGGAGTATACTATCGCTTAGTTATTGTGTCCTCGTGTCgaacacatttcggacacgataCTCACCGACAcacgtgtctgctgtgtccaaccgtgtcttaataaaaaataaaaaattcttctccggacacgcttggacacacctaaatatcatcacgtgttcgcgtgtccagtcttattcttaatatatattcttaaaataaatttaaatatagtacatattattatttattaaaataaaaaatattttaaatacttgatataattaaaataagacattaaaaataattaaaaattttaatttatattttaatatcaataaaatatcaaaatatcattacaatttatctaaaaaatactttatattttatatatatgtgtgtccccgtgtcatgtaagattttaaaattcgcgtgtcagCGTGTCCCATGTCCGTATTAGTGTCCGTGCATCATGGGGAGTATATGACCGTTTAGAAACTTGTATAACTTTCTAGCTTTAATTTTGGTCATTCATACAAAACTTAACGGTCTAAATTTTCCTTCTATTCTAAATTTCTCATGTCAATATATAGACGTGAAATGTTAAGAGTGCCAATACTTTTAGTGTAAAAAAGTAATGAATTGAGTAATATTAGCTCAAATACAAggcaaaacaaaaagaagaaaatatattgGTCACCGAGCAGGTAACATTAAGAGAAATATGCTAATTTGACAATCCACTTCTTATAACTTCCCTGTAATTCTCCCATAGCACTCTTAATACAAATTTCTGCATAACGCGTATAAATTTGCACGGAGAAACATGTTACATGACATCGAAAGAAAACATAGGAGAAAATCCTATTTGCAAATATATTGTCTCCGAAGTCCACCACTACACAAACTGCCCTATTCTTTGTCAATAATAATAGCAACCAACAGCTACATTACGCAACATTCATAGGGTACATGACCGTGGCAATCTGATTAATTCACATATTTACTACAGCAGGTATTATCTTAGGCGTCTGTCTTGTATAAAATGTCTTGTATAATTGACACAATGACGAGTTCCAATCATTACAGAGCCCAAGGCAAAACGAGGGATAAAAGGGGGGTACCGTGTCAATGCCACGATCATGCACTGGTCAAGCAATCCTCCCAAGTGCCATACTTAGAACTGAAGCTTCCTCCACCACTCTGTTGAGCATGCTCAGAAATAACTGTGCGAGCGCAGATATCCCAGGTCCTTGCAATCTCCCCAAGAGACATTGGTTGTGATAAACTTCTCAGGGATATGCTAAACCTCGCCTTTGCCTTCAGTGAAAGATCTTCGTTCTCCTTACTGTCAACATCAATTTATTGTTTTCATTATCATTAAAGCCAGAAGACTTGCCAGCAAATATAAGGAAAACTAAGGAAATGGGAATATAGTAGTTGCAATGCTCATTCTCACCTGGATTCAACTGGAAACTTGTCAAGAAGTAAAGGAGAACAATTAGGATAATTTGTAGGAACAAGCAAGCGCAGGGGTTGAATCGGTGACTGCATACAATAAATAAAGAGaagttcttatatatatatatatgaacaatTACTGAATGTGCATATGGCTTAAGCGTTCTAAAAGCCCACCATCTGTGCAGAAGCATATTGGGATTTTAGGCTCGGACTGAGAGCCACAGCAACAAAGGAACATTTGACAACGGTCCCTTCTGCCCCATCAGCAGCTGCAGCAGCTGAAGTTGGATCAACTTCTTCTTCACTTATATCTACTACTGTGTCAATAAGTCGCTGATTAATCTCCCTGATTTCTTCCAAAAGAGCATGATTAGCCTGCCATGTACAAATAAAGTTCTCATCAGCCATCGAACACCAAAACAGCAAATGTTCCCACACATTAAATTTTTCAAAGAGATCTCACTAAGCCAACAACATTGAAACAAAGCCCTTTCCCACTAGTTGGAGATGGCTAAAACCCTTGAGTGAGAACAAAAACAATAGATACCAGGTGCCAAGCTCATGTCATCCAAAGGGGCATATAACAGTCATTTGCAAAATATGTTTCTTTCGAAGTCTAGATCCCTAGAATTTGCAATAAAGAAAAGCCATGATTAACAAAAACTTTAAATTTAGAAATAGAGTTTAAATAAATAGAAGGTATATGAGTTATAATCCATGTAGTTAAGTCCATTAGTAGTAACGGGAAGCCCGAAAATGAAGGCAGTAAAAGAAAGCATAAGTACCTCAATCCTTGGCTTCTTGATGCTAGACGTTGCAGTTGACTCCAAATCAGATGCCTCCAAAGTTAATTGCTTAATGCTATCGTTCATGCTACCAGCAGATGATGCAACATTCAAAGGGGTAGCATTAGTGTAGCGCTTCATCCTCCTGGTTCCATTGGCACCATCTTGGGTGATGAAATTTCTGGCCTGAAGACGACAGTTAGTCATGGCAACCAAGTCTTCCCCGACAGCAGCTCTGGATCCATTACCTGGAGCTGATCCTGCTATTCTATCATTCATGCTGACAACTGAACCAATATCACTGACTGCGGCAGTTAATGCTTTGGATGACATGGATTTCATCTGAATCACGATTAAGGCATAAATTTGTCATTTATAAATCCAAAATTAAAACAGTAGATAACTGCAGAAACTCTTATCAACAAATCTAAAATACTTGAAGGTCACACACACCCATCAGGCCAGCTTAAGATTAACTGGACTAACCACTCTAATTAGGCGCTCAAGAGGCTGATCAGTTACAGATGACTTTCCAGAAGTGGGTGCCAAGGCATTACCATGAGGACCATCTAGGCCACTAAACTCCGCTAGTAATGGGGAGGCTGATATCCCAGGAG from Arachis ipaensis cultivar K30076 chromosome B09, Araip1.1, whole genome shotgun sequence includes these protein-coding regions:
- the LOC107617364 gene encoding probable flavonol synthase 4, with protein sequence MPEAVVDFRAPPPSPVASGRRSSVTNDEVLTEFLESSLRVPDLVLPDKFFPKQKLLETPPKVDFVSLCFHRDEAECDAVLDAMAKIGCFQLMNHGIPRELVVSAAEAAAGVFGVPPVKREALMRSPEKPWGYEEYHGGEEEEEGSEMCEEFVWCREDELKLNMEGISPIGYPNFSKKMEKLMLRIETVAEKILPVILEKIARKIKVDDMDLVHHGHDVGTVCCIYKHCRDNREDQWPNSLKYDVIRMLIRGTDYSHSLGFHVCDGSTEFHVYSKKSWLSFCPEEGAIIITGGDETQRMSDGHYKHVIGRPIFRGKNEDSISMAFLYHTNDAKNDIQTNSGRTISLAQQAVLAIILTLMYHVLIFVTKFLN